Proteins co-encoded in one Xiphophorus hellerii strain 12219 chromosome 10, Xiphophorus_hellerii-4.1, whole genome shotgun sequence genomic window:
- the LOC116726692 gene encoding annexin A11-like, translating into MSYPGYPPQSGGYPPQGGGYPPQPGAYPPQPGAYPPAGGGYPPAPGAYPPGGGSYPPQGGGYPPQAGYPPAAGGFPQAGGYPAPAGGFPQAGGYPAQPGQGGYPSMPPAGGGWGAAPGGYGAPGGAPQGYPGGPAPSQPMPNYPGAPAGGPSMPGYGGGVPTNPQAPAIPKGYRGSIKDFPGADPLKDVEVLRKAMKGIGTDENAIIELLGNRSNKQRVALVPAYKTTYGKDLVRDLKSELSSDFEDLVLAMLKTPTQFDASELREAIKGAGTDEACLIEILSSRSNAEIQEINKIYKAEYGKKLEDAITSDTSGHFRRLLVSLCQGNRDERETVDISLAKQDAQKLYAAGENKVGTDESQFNAILCARSKPHLRAVFQEYQQMTGRDVEKSICREMSGNLESGMVAVVKCIKNTPVYFAERLQKAMKGAGTKDRTLIRVMVSRSEVDMLDIRQEFLKAYGKSLYNSISSDTSGDYKKLLLKLCGGND; encoded by the exons ATGAGTTACCCAGGATACCCTCCACAATCTGGCGGATACCCACCACAGGGAGGGGGCTACCCACCTCAGCCAGGGGCATATCCACCCCAACCAGGCGCCTACCCTCCGGCAGGGGGCGGCTATCCTCCGGCACCTGGTGCCTATCCTCCAGGAGGAGGAAGCTACCCCCCACAGGGTGGCGGATACCCTCCTCAGGCTGGATACCCGCCAGCAGCAGGGGGATTTCCCCAAGCTGGAGGGTACCCTGCTCCAGCCGGAGGCTTTCCTCAGGCTGGTGGCTACCCTGCACAACCGGGTCAGGGAGGTTATCCCTCCATGCCTCCAGCAG GGGGAGGCTGGGGTGCAGCACCAGGTGGCTATGGCGCG CCCGGAGGGGCTCCGCAGGGGTATCCAGGGGGCCCTGCCCCAAGCCAACCAATGCCAAATTATCCTGGAGCCCCTGCTGGTGGCCCCTCGATGCCTGGATACGGGGGTGGCGTTCCAACCAACCCTCAGGCGCCAGCAATTCCT AAAGGATACAGGGGTTCCATCAAAGATTTCCCTGGAGCTGATCCACTGAAAGACGTTGAAGTTCTTCGGAAAGCAATGAAGGGCATTG GAACTGATGAAAATGCCATTATTGAGCTCCTGGGAAATCGCTCCAACAAGCAGAGAGTTGCATTGGTTCCAGCCTACAAGACTACATATGGAAAG GATTTAGTCCGTGATCTTAAGTCTGAACTTAGCAGTGACTTTGAAGACCTGGTTCTTGCCATGTTAAAGACCCCTACGCAGTTTGATGCCTCTGAGCTGAGGGAGGCTATAAAG gGTGCTGGAACTGATGAAGCATGTCTGATTGAGATTTTATCGTCACGTTCCAATGCAGAGATTCAAGAGATCAACAAAATCTACAAAGCCG AATACGGAAAGAAATTGGAGGACGCCATTACCAGCGACACCTCTGGTCATTTCCGCAGACTCCTGGTGTCTCTTTGTCAG GGAAATCGTGATGAAAGGGAGACTGTTGACATCTCATTGGCAAAACAGGACGCTCAG AAATTGTATGCGGCTGGTGAAAATAAAGTGGGTACTGATGAGTCACAGTTCAATGCAATCCTGTGTGCTCGCAGCAAGCCCCACCTGCGTGCAG TTTTCCAGGAGTACCAGCAGATGACTGGGAGAGATGTTGAAAAGAGTATATGCAGGGAAATGTCTGGAAATCTGGAGTCTGGGATGGTGGCTGTTG TCAAATGCATCAAGAATACTCCAGTCTACTTTGCTGAACGGCTCCAGAAGGCCATGAAG GGAGCAGGGACCAAGGACAGGACCCTCATCCGTGTCATGGTGTCCCGCTCTGAGGTGGACATGCTGGATATCAGACAGGAGTTTCTGAAGGCCTACGGGAAGTCACTGTACAATTCCATCTCT aGTGATACTTCAGGGGATTACAAGAAACTGCTGTTGAAGCTGTGTGGCGGAAACGACTAA